One region of Populus trichocarpa isolate Nisqually-1 chromosome 4, P.trichocarpa_v4.1, whole genome shotgun sequence genomic DNA includes:
- the LOC7461180 gene encoding F-box protein At5g39250 has protein sequence MSYEEILKVVFPLLEGADLASCMAVCKQWRDMAQDDYFWKCVCAKRWPSICKRSDPPTVTYYKLYQTFYKRQHRQILLPPRLSFDNLEFFIDIWTDDKLIFSEVVPGPVLHTGIKSPPPGICDRLRFQLEGPDCKMTLPVEPRFKVPLGETVSVSVLVGRKDSNRVACIINKSVFDYIDRTSYRAMAFDYLGLSPAHPFVPGIRAWISLLFMDDRNDSVIDVFGIEMDFCDAAKSRDEVLWLLDILDWK, from the coding sequence ATGTCATATGAAGAAATTCTGAAGGTTGTTTTCCCTTTATTGGAGGGTGCAGACCTTGCTTCTTGCATGGCAGTGTGCAAACAGTGGAGAGATATGGCGCAAGATGATTACTTTTGGAAATGTGTTTGTGCCAAGAGATGGCCTTCCATTTGCAAGAGGTCAGATCCTCCAACTGTCACATACTACAAACTATACCAGACCTTTTACAAGCGACAGCATCGACAAATCCTGCTTCCTCCTAGACTTTCCTTTGACAATTTGGagttcttcatcgacatttggactgatgataaattgatattttctgaAGTGGTCCCAGGCCCTGTTCTGCACACTGGAATCAAAAGCCCACCTCCTGGAATTTGTGATAGGCTTAGATTTCAGCTTGAAGGCCCTGATTGTAAGATGACTCTACCTGTTGAGCCGAGATTCAAAGTCCCTTTAGGCGAGACTGTAAGTGTTTCAGTGCTTGTGGGGCGGAAGGATTCCAATAGGGTTGCTTGCATAATCAATAAATCTGTCTTTGATTATATAGATCGGACATCCTATAGGGCCATGGCATTTGACTATCTTGGCCTCTCACCAGCCCACCCTTTTGTTCCAGGAATCCGGGCTTGGATTTCTTTGCTATTCATGGATGATAGAAATGACAGTGTCATTGATGTCTTTGGGATTGAAATGGATTTTTGTGATGCTGCAAAATCCAGGGACGAGGTTTTGTGGCTGCTTGACATACTTGATTGGAAGTGA